The following coding sequences lie in one uncultured Celeribacter sp. genomic window:
- a CDS encoding helix-turn-helix domain-containing protein, whose protein sequence is MVILDGMMPREMKVWGFTVRISSSGRHKWPEGLRAKAVEHVLSRAGIRETAEEIGANKSLVAHWVKKAEEAQSEQTFVELIAPGDRKTEAPSSAGEPLGTNDGFCRIRCCDTAIEISPGYPVEHLTEILCAVRNAV, encoded by the coding sequence GTGGTGATTCTGGATGGAATGATGCCGAGAGAGATGAAGGTGTGGGGATTTACAGTCCGCATCTCTTCTTCAGGGCGGCACAAATGGCCCGAGGGGCTTCGAGCGAAAGCTGTCGAGCATGTCCTGTCCCGGGCGGGTATTCGCGAGACAGCCGAGGAGATCGGGGCCAACAAATCGCTCGTTGCCCATTGGGTCAAAAAGGCTGAAGAAGCCCAGAGTGAACAGACCTTCGTCGAACTTATTGCCCCGGGAGACCGGAAAACCGAAGCACCATCATCCGCCGGAGAGCCATTGGGCACAAATGACGGTTTCTGTCGTATCCGCTGTTGCGATACAGCCATCGAAATATCTCCGGGCTATCCCGTCGAACATCTGACAGAGATACTGTGTGCCGTGAGGAACGCAGTATGA
- the tnpB gene encoding IS66 family insertion sequence element accessory protein TnpB (TnpB, as the term is used for proteins encoded by IS66 family insertion elements, is considered an accessory protein, since TnpC, encoded by a neighboring gene, is a DDE family transposase.): protein MGSPPASPTISTSIPIRGAIYVFRSRRADRLKLLVWDGSGLVLIMKRLHDKRFTWPKAQDGPITLSKVQFDALFEGIDWRGVTSSVTRKPVFL from the coding sequence ATGGGCTCGCCGCCTGCGTCGCCAACAATTTCGACCTCGATCCCTATTCGGGGGGCGATCTACGTGTTCCGGTCCCGCCGCGCCGACAGGCTCAAGCTTCTGGTCTGGGATGGCTCCGGTCTCGTCTTGATCATGAAACGATTGCACGACAAGCGTTTCACCTGGCCGAAAGCGCAGGACGGGCCGATCACCTTGAGCAAAGTCCAGTTCGACGCCCTTTTCGAAGGGATTGATTGGAGAGGAGTGACAAGCTCCGTCACCCGCAAGCCGGTCTTTCTCTGA
- a CDS encoding AAA family ATPase: protein MSRIPFIEARFFDPNETRQVLERRFTRHLKHLRLGNQIEQNEHAPFEDSGAPGLHEDDRRRIYRRVSSVLERRRVASGADHLNREDRERLEILRDGVELIAIASEHRADELASELHAGMPWMAPATELVWQAMRRSVREGWPGLRLPPLLLDGPPGIGKSHWARRLGEILGTPAPVTEATGENASFGVVGSQRGWGGACPGRLLETILQSRIGNPVIVVDEIEKAGRARSRNGRAFGLAEALLPLLESLSARHWSCPYYRVKFDMSWVGWVLTSNNSRLLPEPLLSRCPPIRLQALSRGDLVGFVRREGEKRGLSEDMVEAIAEAMKSASADCAQLNLRTASRLLQRAEALENAPVQH, encoded by the coding sequence ATGTCCCGCATCCCCTTCATTGAAGCCCGGTTCTTCGACCCAAATGAAACCCGCCAGGTCCTTGAGCGACGGTTCACTCGGCACCTCAAGCATTTACGGCTCGGCAACCAAATTGAGCAAAACGAGCACGCGCCGTTCGAGGATTCCGGGGCGCCGGGTCTTCACGAGGATGATAGACGACGGATCTATCGACGGGTCTCGAGTGTGCTGGAACGACGTCGCGTCGCGTCCGGGGCGGACCATCTGAACCGCGAGGACCGGGAGCGGTTGGAGATTCTGCGCGATGGCGTCGAGCTGATCGCCATCGCGAGCGAGCATCGCGCTGACGAACTGGCATCCGAGCTGCATGCGGGCATGCCCTGGATGGCCCCGGCAACGGAGCTCGTCTGGCAGGCGATGCGCCGATCCGTGCGTGAGGGCTGGCCGGGACTGCGCCTGCCGCCGCTGCTGCTCGACGGGCCGCCCGGGATCGGCAAGAGCCATTGGGCCAGACGGCTTGGCGAGATCCTCGGCACACCGGCACCGGTGACTGAAGCGACGGGCGAAAATGCCTCTTTCGGCGTCGTCGGATCGCAGCGTGGTTGGGGTGGGGCCTGCCCGGGTCGGCTCCTAGAAACCATCCTGCAATCACGGATCGGCAATCCGGTGATCGTCGTGGACGAGATCGAAAAGGCGGGGCGCGCGAGGTCTCGCAACGGCCGCGCTTTTGGGCTGGCGGAGGCACTTCTGCCGCTGCTCGAATCATTGAGCGCGCGGCACTGGAGCTGTCCCTATTATCGCGTGAAATTCGACATGAGCTGGGTGGGCTGGGTGCTGACCTCGAACAATTCCCGCCTGTTGCCCGAGCCATTGCTGAGCCGCTGCCCGCCGATCCGCCTGCAAGCGCTGTCGCGGGGCGATCTGGTGGGGTTCGTCCGCAGGGAAGGTGAGAAACGAGGCCTTTCTGAGGACATGGTCGAGGCGATTGCGGAGGCCATGAAAAGCGCTTCTGCCGACTGCGCTCAACTGAACCTCCGCACAGCTTCACGCTTGTTGCAACGCGCCGAGGCGCTCGAAAATGCACCGGTGCAGCATTGA
- the eutH gene encoding ethanolamine utilization protein EutH yields the protein MASIGTYVIYTIMICAVIGAVASIIDNESPLGKEFNSGLHSIGHIFIPVAGIMAAIPYLSAFISSVVGPLFQAVNADPAMAATTIIAVDMGGYQLAETLSQSKEGWILASITGFMAGATIIFSIPVGLAMLDKEDHQYMAVGVMCGVLSIPIGVLVSCVAMALMDVSIRPDINASGEATYQLALNAAQVLGDIAPLVIFCILLATCLKLFPELMIKLFLGFGRLMYAAITLVLVFSIVEYFTGFFSKVFGVWGFAPIIADEEDQFRALEIAGYIGIMLSGAFPMVYLMNRFLQRPMQWVGDRLGLSSAGTAGLLAAAANVLAMFRLVKDMPPRDKILVISFAVCGAFMFGDHLAFSANFQPTIILPLLMGKLMGGMAGFVIAMWIQKTSGQSTPEPHMPG from the coding sequence ATGGCCTCTATCGGCACATATGTCATCTATACCATCATGATCTGTGCGGTCATTGGGGCAGTTGCCTCAATCATCGACAACGAAAGTCCGCTGGGAAAGGAGTTCAACTCCGGACTGCATTCCATCGGGCACATCTTCATTCCGGTAGCCGGGATCATGGCTGCAATTCCATATCTGTCTGCTTTCATCAGCTCGGTGGTCGGCCCACTGTTCCAAGCGGTAAATGCCGACCCAGCCATGGCGGCGACGACAATCATCGCCGTGGACATGGGTGGTTATCAACTGGCCGAAACGCTTTCACAGAGCAAGGAAGGCTGGATCTTGGCCTCGATCACCGGGTTCATGGCTGGGGCGACGATTATCTTCAGCATTCCGGTCGGACTGGCCATGCTGGACAAGGAAGACCATCAATATATGGCTGTCGGCGTCATGTGCGGCGTGCTTTCCATCCCGATCGGTGTTCTGGTTTCCTGCGTCGCAATGGCTCTGATGGATGTCAGTATTCGCCCTGATATTAACGCAAGTGGCGAGGCAACCTATCAACTGGCGTTAAATGCGGCGCAGGTGCTGGGTGACATTGCCCCACTTGTCATCTTCTGCATTCTGCTGGCGACCTGCCTGAAACTGTTCCCCGAGCTGATGATCAAGCTCTTTCTCGGCTTCGGCCGTCTGATGTATGCCGCGATTACTCTGGTGCTTGTGTTTTCCATAGTGGAATATTTCACAGGGTTCTTTTCCAAAGTCTTCGGAGTCTGGGGCTTCGCACCGATCATTGCCGACGAGGAAGACCAGTTTCGTGCATTAGAAATCGCAGGGTATATCGGTATCATGCTCAGCGGCGCGTTTCCTATGGTCTACCTCATGAACCGCTTTCTGCAACGTCCAATGCAGTGGGTTGGCGATCGTCTGGGCCTCTCTTCGGCAGGGACTGCGGGCCTTCTGGCCGCTGCGGCCAACGTTCTAGCCATGTTCAGACTGGTGAAGGACATGCCGCCGAGAGACAAGATACTTGTGATTTCCTTCGCAGTCTGCGGGGCCTTCATGTTCGGCGATCACTTGGCATTCTCGGCAAATTTCCAGCCGACGATCATCCTGCCGCTCCTAATGGGCAAGCTGATGGGGGGCATGGCGGGTTTTGTCATTGCCATGTGGATACAGAAGACTTCTGGGCAATCCACTCCGGAGCCACACATGCCAGGCTGA
- a CDS encoding D-arabinono-1,4-lactone oxidase, whose protein sequence is MTVNDFGLENADWRNWVGNQSCVRAASAAPQSEDELCSLIADATGKGLNVRVAGSGHSFTPVALTNGLHLTLANMKGVKHIDHDKRRITASAGTTINDLVKVLKAEGLSMINQGDIDSQALAGAFTTGTHGTGAKLPVLADAIVGMKLVQPDGSIITVDESTPDLLLAGRVSLGVLGAISEVTLQLQGSYRLREKIWREDFESAMEMHDELAEKHRHFSFFWCPYEESRHCYCLPDTAATSTTGRTTDVCEMKIMDITDEEPFDTPFEKVAYSADIYPIEYVANFHELEYAVPREHGKEAVRAVRKLMLEQFPEAIYPIEYRFTSGDEAWMSPFHRQDSVTVSVSGEPGKDYWDYLRAVDKILRGYGSRPHWGKMHFLTGADVTSIYPRANDFRELRRKLDPQGFYLNDHLAQLFR, encoded by the coding sequence ATGACGGTCAACGACTTCGGCCTAGAGAACGCCGACTGGCGCAATTGGGTCGGGAATCAGTCCTGTGTCCGTGCGGCCAGCGCGGCCCCTCAAAGCGAGGACGAACTATGTTCACTTATCGCGGACGCCACCGGGAAGGGTCTCAATGTCCGCGTTGCCGGATCCGGGCATAGTTTTACGCCAGTGGCTTTGACCAACGGGCTACATCTGACGCTGGCGAATATGAAGGGTGTCAAGCATATCGACCATGACAAGCGCCGCATCACGGCCTCGGCAGGAACCACGATCAATGATCTGGTCAAGGTTTTGAAGGCCGAAGGACTGTCGATGATTAATCAGGGCGACATCGACAGCCAGGCGCTGGCCGGAGCCTTTACAACTGGCACCCACGGCACCGGTGCAAAGCTCCCAGTGCTGGCGGATGCCATCGTTGGGATGAAACTAGTGCAGCCGGATGGATCGATCATCACCGTCGATGAAAGCACACCCGATTTGCTTCTGGCCGGGCGGGTATCTCTGGGCGTTTTGGGCGCGATTTCCGAAGTGACGCTGCAATTGCAAGGTAGCTATCGCTTGCGCGAGAAGATCTGGCGCGAGGATTTTGAGTCCGCGATGGAGATGCATGATGAATTGGCCGAGAAACATCGCCATTTCAGCTTCTTCTGGTGCCCTTACGAGGAAAGCCGGCATTGCTATTGTCTGCCGGATACGGCTGCCACATCGACAACCGGCCGTACAACCGATGTCTGCGAAATGAAGATCATGGACATCACCGATGAAGAGCCGTTTGACACGCCATTCGAGAAAGTTGCCTACAGCGCGGATATATATCCGATCGAATACGTGGCGAACTTCCATGAGCTTGAATATGCCGTGCCGCGTGAACACGGCAAGGAAGCTGTGCGGGCAGTTCGCAAGTTGATGCTCGAGCAATTTCCCGAAGCGATCTACCCGATTGAATACCGTTTCACATCAGGTGACGAGGCCTGGATGAGTCCCTTCCATCGTCAAGACAGTGTCACTGTCTCGGTCTCCGGCGAGCCGGGCAAGGACTACTGGGACTACTTGCGTGCGGTTGATAAAATCCTGCGCGGCTACGGCTCGCGGCCACATTGGGGGAAAATGCACTTCCTGACCGGAGCAGATGTCACTTCCATCTACCCACGCGCCAACGATTTTCGCGAGTTGCGCCGCAAGCTGGATCCCCAAGGTTTCTATCTGAATGACCACCTTGCGCAGCTTTTCCGCTGA
- a CDS encoding SDR family NAD(P)-dependent oxidoreductase, giving the protein MLLAYLDPDKGSGDHKQNKHNRHRRRKFAKEEIMTGRLQGKTALITGGAGGCGLAAAQRFAAEGAKVGIVDLPASMGEAIAEDLRKAGHQAVFAPADVSDADQVLAAVARVSDTFGTITVLMNHAGILSAKPFLETGESEWDHVMAVNVKSMFLVSKAVLPGMIAAGGGSIICTSSISGVVGTPMEVLYCTSKGACHMFARALAVEFRDRNIRSNAICPGFIATAHGLREIEELQKQGVNVSEDAIASAQGRLCRPDEIASAALFLASDDASFVNGAHLFADNGYTAI; this is encoded by the coding sequence ATGCTCCTAGCCTACCTCGATCCGGACAAAGGCTCCGGGGACCACAAACAGAACAAACACAATAGACACCGAAGACGCAAGTTCGCCAAGGAGGAAATTATGACAGGAAGATTACAGGGCAAGACCGCTCTGATCACCGGTGGCGCCGGAGGCTGTGGCCTTGCGGCCGCCCAGAGATTTGCCGCTGAAGGAGCGAAGGTCGGCATCGTCGATCTGCCCGCTAGCATGGGCGAAGCGATCGCCGAGGACTTGCGCAAGGCTGGTCATCAGGCCGTTTTTGCCCCTGCCGACGTATCGGATGCCGATCAGGTATTGGCGGCGGTGGCCCGCGTTTCGGACACATTTGGTACGATCACCGTGCTCATGAATCACGCGGGCATCCTGTCCGCAAAGCCGTTTCTGGAAACCGGAGAAAGCGAGTGGGACCATGTTATGGCGGTTAATGTCAAAAGCATGTTCCTGGTATCGAAGGCAGTTCTGCCGGGCATGATCGCTGCCGGTGGCGGCAGTATCATCTGTACCTCATCGATCTCTGGTGTGGTTGGCACGCCGATGGAGGTGCTCTACTGCACCAGTAAAGGCGCTTGCCACATGTTCGCCCGTGCCTTGGCCGTAGAGTTCCGTGATCGCAATATCCGATCAAATGCGATCTGCCCTGGCTTTATAGCAACGGCACATGGCTTGCGCGAAATCGAGGAACTGCAAAAGCAGGGGGTCAATGTCTCCGAGGACGCCATCGCCTCGGCGCAGGGACGGCTGTGCCGCCCTGACGAGATCGCCTCCGCTGCGTTGTTCCTTGCGAGCGACGATGCAAGCTTTGTCAACGGAGCGCATCTGTTCGCCGACAACGGCTATACCGCCATTTAA
- a CDS encoding helix-turn-helix transcriptional regulator, translating to MLSQKLSSALAATFDAAGTADFGPALDGLALCAANFDMSCVFAFSETAPPAVIHDGYSDSVDRRVLQSYLRGAYILDPFYAASVSAESEGLWRMTELAPDAYFDGDFVRSQEVHPCISDQAGSLVEEIGYIVPLSEGFTATYSLMRNRGGSSFASEEMMQLERLVPVVSASLRLHWRMAVSTSRTELAVVGSDAVFEQAFEGLTPAQTSVTKMILRGHSGVSIATKLGITEGTVKQHRHNIYKRLGISSQSELFQRFIHYLQDPTLYREIPEQ from the coding sequence ATGCTGTCCCAGAAATTGAGCTCCGCGCTTGCGGCAACGTTCGATGCTGCCGGAACCGCTGATTTCGGCCCTGCGTTGGACGGGCTTGCGCTGTGCGCAGCGAACTTCGACATGAGCTGTGTCTTTGCCTTTTCGGAGACCGCGCCTCCTGCCGTTATCCATGACGGGTACAGCGACTCCGTCGACCGGCGTGTGTTACAATCCTACCTGCGGGGCGCCTATATTTTGGATCCGTTTTACGCAGCGAGCGTCAGCGCCGAATCGGAAGGTCTCTGGCGCATGACGGAGCTTGCGCCCGACGCCTACTTCGATGGCGATTTCGTGCGGTCTCAAGAGGTACACCCCTGCATTTCTGATCAGGCCGGATCGCTGGTGGAAGAGATTGGCTACATCGTGCCATTGTCAGAAGGCTTCACTGCGACCTATTCTTTGATGCGCAACCGCGGTGGGTCGTCGTTCGCCTCAGAGGAAATGATGCAACTTGAACGCCTCGTGCCCGTAGTTTCTGCCAGCTTGCGTTTGCATTGGCGGATGGCCGTTTCAACAAGCAGGACAGAATTGGCTGTGGTGGGGTCAGATGCGGTCTTTGAACAGGCTTTTGAAGGGCTTACCCCAGCGCAGACGTCCGTAACAAAAATGATCTTGCGTGGACATAGTGGGGTTTCCATTGCGACAAAGCTGGGCATTACTGAAGGCACTGTGAAACAACACCGCCACAATATATACAAGCGCCTTGGTATCTCCAGCCAATCGGAGTTATTTCAGCGGTTCATTCACTACCTGCAAGATCCGACATTGTACCGCGAGATTCCGGAACAATAG
- a CDS encoding ETC complex I subunit: protein MRARIYQPARNAMQSGQGKTKHWLLDFAPATSRDIDPLMGWTSSKDTQTQVKMTFDSKEQAIAYAEEHGIDYVVQEPKARAHNIRPGGYGENFATNRRMPWTH, encoded by the coding sequence ATGCGCGCTCGTATCTATCAGCCCGCCCGCAACGCGATGCAATCCGGGCAAGGCAAGACCAAACACTGGCTGCTCGATTTCGCGCCGGCCACCAGCCGTGACATTGATCCACTCATGGGCTGGACCTCGTCCAAGGACACTCAGACGCAGGTCAAGATGACCTTCGACAGCAAGGAGCAGGCCATCGCCTACGCCGAAGAGCATGGCATCGACTATGTCGTGCAAGAGCCGAAGGCCCGCGCTCATAACATCCGCCCGGGCGGCTACGGCGAAAACTTCGCAACCAACAGACGGATGCCCTGGACCCACTGA
- the uvrB gene encoding excinuclease ABC subunit UvrB, which yields MDPLMMTDPPKDLKNRPKLEGGKRFVMHSQFEPSGDQPTAITELSAAIEAGEHNQVLLGATGTGKTFTMAKVIEATQRPAIILAPNKTLAAQLYGEFKGFFPENAVEYFVSYYDYYQPEAYVARSDTFIEKESQINEQIDRMRHAATRSLLERDDVIIVASVSCIYGLGSPELYMAMTIDLMQGQEYDQRQLMSDLVELQYRRNDTAFDRGSFRVRGDSLEIWPAHMEDRAWKLSFFGEELESITEFDPLTGKKTDTLEQVRVYANSHYVTPKPTIKQAINGIKAELKQQLIRFTDEGKLLEAQRLEQRTNFDLEMLEASGFCNGIENYSRYLTGRAPGEPPPTLFEFIPDNAIVFADESHVSVPQIGGMYRGDFRRKSTLAEHGFRLPSCMDNRPLKFEEWDAMRPQSVFVSATPKDWELEQSGGVFVEQIIRPTGLLDPVVEIRPVDTQVDDLLDEAKRMTALGRRILVTTLTKRMAEDLTEYLHEQGVRVRYMHSDIDTIERIEILRDLRLGAFDVLVGINLLREGLDIPECGLVAILDADKEGFLRSETSLIQTIGRAARNAEGRVILYADKITGSMQRAMDETDRRRAKQIAYNEEHGITPQTVKKNVDDILAGLYQGDVDMNRVTATIDKPMAGQNLQAVLDGLKTDMRVAAENLEFEEAARLRDEIKRLETVDLVLHDDPLARQSAVDDAVADAKAKSGRSTAGRPGMRGGKAGRGRKK from the coding sequence ATGGACCCGTTGATGATGACCGATCCGCCGAAGGATTTGAAAAATCGCCCCAAGCTCGAAGGCGGCAAGCGTTTTGTCATGCACAGCCAGTTCGAGCCCTCCGGCGACCAGCCGACCGCCATCACGGAGCTCTCCGCTGCCATCGAGGCGGGCGAACACAATCAGGTGCTTTTGGGCGCCACCGGCACGGGTAAGACCTTTACCATGGCGAAGGTCATCGAGGCGACCCAGCGCCCGGCGATCATCCTTGCCCCGAACAAAACGCTGGCGGCACAGCTTTACGGCGAGTTCAAAGGCTTTTTCCCGGAAAACGCCGTCGAATATTTCGTGTCGTATTATGACTATTATCAGCCTGAGGCCTATGTCGCCCGCTCGGACACGTTCATCGAAAAAGAGAGCCAGATCAACGAACAGATCGACCGGATGCGCCACGCCGCCACCCGGTCTTTGTTGGAACGCGATGACGTGATCATTGTGGCCTCCGTGTCCTGCATCTACGGCCTCGGCTCGCCCGAATTGTACATGGCGATGACCATCGACCTGATGCAGGGGCAGGAGTACGACCAGCGCCAGTTGATGAGTGATCTCGTCGAGCTGCAATACCGCCGGAACGACACGGCCTTTGACCGCGGGTCCTTCCGGGTGCGGGGAGACAGTTTGGAAATCTGGCCCGCCCACATGGAGGACCGCGCGTGGAAGCTGTCGTTCTTTGGTGAGGAGCTTGAAAGCATCACCGAATTCGATCCGCTGACGGGCAAGAAAACCGACACGTTGGAACAAGTGCGGGTCTACGCGAATTCGCACTATGTGACGCCGAAACCGACGATCAAACAGGCGATCAACGGCATCAAAGCCGAGCTGAAACAACAGCTTATCCGGTTCACCGATGAGGGCAAACTCCTTGAGGCGCAGCGACTGGAACAGCGCACGAACTTCGATCTTGAGATGCTGGAGGCCTCGGGATTTTGCAACGGGATCGAGAACTATTCGCGCTATCTGACGGGCCGCGCGCCGGGTGAGCCGCCGCCCACCCTGTTCGAATTCATCCCCGACAATGCGATTGTGTTCGCGGACGAAAGCCACGTCTCCGTGCCGCAGATCGGCGGCATGTATCGCGGCGACTTTCGGCGCAAATCCACGCTGGCGGAGCATGGGTTTCGCCTGCCGTCCTGCATGGACAACCGGCCTTTGAAGTTCGAGGAATGGGACGCGATGCGGCCGCAGTCTGTGTTTGTGTCCGCGACGCCGAAGGACTGGGAGTTGGAGCAATCCGGCGGTGTTTTCGTCGAACAGATCATTCGTCCGACCGGCCTTTTGGACCCCGTGGTGGAAATTCGCCCGGTGGACACGCAGGTGGACGATCTCTTGGACGAGGCCAAGAGAATGACCGCGTTGGGGCGGCGGATTTTGGTCACCACGCTCACCAAACGCATGGCCGAAGACCTCACCGAATACCTCCACGAACAGGGGGTGCGGGTGCGCTATATGCACTCCGATATTGATACGATTGAACGGATCGAGATCCTGCGCGACCTGCGGCTTGGGGCCTTTGACGTGCTGGTCGGGATCAACCTGTTGCGCGAAGGTTTGGACATCCCGGAATGTGGTCTGGTGGCCATTCTGGACGCCGACAAAGAGGGTTTCCTGCGCTCTGAGACCTCGCTCATCCAGACCATCGGTCGCGCCGCGCGGAATGCCGAGGGCCGCGTCATTTTGTATGCCGACAAGATCACCGGCTCGATGCAGCGCGCCATGGACGAAACCGACCGCCGCCGCGCGAAACAGATCGCCTATAACGAGGAACACGGCATCACGCCGCAAACCGTCAAGAAGAACGTCGATGACATTCTGGCGGGGCTCTATCAGGGCGATGTGGACATGAACCGCGTGACCGCGACGATTGATAAGCCGATGGCGGGGCAGAACCTGCAAGCCGTGCTGGACGGCCTCAAAACCGACATGCGCGTGGCCGCCGAGAATTTGGAATTCGAAGAAGCCGCCCGGCTCCGCGACGAGATCAAGCGGCTCGAAACCGTCGATCTGGTGCTGCACGACGACCCGCTGGCAAGGCAATCGGCGGTGGACGACGCAGTGGCGGATGCCAAGGCGAAGAGCGGACGGTCGACGGCGGGGAGACCGGGGATGCGGGGTGGAAAGGCTGGACGGGGGAGGAAGAAGTGA
- a CDS encoding mechanosensitive ion channel family protein translates to MTFEELLSETRTFFVRLDYFFVDVAIVVGAILVGLLVNWSLRAVIRRLFSDRSHIARVTMRQAIIPMRLMAVFLSLMVVLPLVSLPSSWLATIRHVMGIILILTLGWASYIVANHFTTRAMSRYQTDDEENLTARKTLTQLRVLRQVMFFTIFLFTAGGILLTFPGVREIGTGLFASAGVAGLVLGIAARPVLSNVFAGIQIALTQPIRINDVVIVEGEWGWIEEITATYVVIRIWDWRRLVVPLTYFIEHPFENWTRDSTNVIGAVMWRVDYTAPIDDIRAKVKEFVQESDYWDGQVVNLQVVDSASDVVELRGLMSARTSPRLWELRCEVREKLLTWLQGAHPHALPRTRASFEIKGETPSGQGPLGKGLAAE, encoded by the coding sequence TTGACCTTCGAAGAGCTTCTCTCCGAAACCCGCACCTTCTTCGTCCGCCTCGATTACTTTTTCGTCGATGTCGCCATCGTCGTGGGCGCCATTCTCGTGGGCCTACTCGTCAACTGGAGCCTCCGTGCGGTGATCCGCCGTCTCTTCTCCGACCGCTCTCATATCGCCCGCGTCACCATGCGTCAGGCGATTATCCCGATGCGCCTCATGGCCGTCTTCCTGTCGCTCATGGTGGTGCTGCCTCTGGTCTCTCTGCCAAGCTCCTGGCTCGCCACCATCCGCCACGTCATGGGCATCATCCTGATCCTGACACTCGGCTGGGCCAGTTACATCGTCGCCAACCATTTCACCACCCGCGCGATGAGCCGCTATCAGACGGATGACGAAGAAAACCTCACCGCGCGCAAAACACTCACTCAGTTGCGGGTGCTGCGCCAAGTGATGTTTTTTACCATTTTCCTGTTCACCGCTGGCGGCATCCTTTTGACCTTCCCCGGCGTGCGCGAGATCGGCACCGGGCTATTCGCCTCCGCCGGTGTCGCGGGTCTTGTCCTCGGCATCGCCGCGCGGCCCGTGCTGTCGAATGTCTTCGCAGGCATCCAGATCGCGCTCACCCAACCGATCCGCATCAACGATGTGGTGATCGTCGAGGGGGAATGGGGCTGGATCGAAGAAATCACCGCCACCTATGTCGTCATCCGCATCTGGGACTGGCGGCGTCTGGTCGTGCCGCTGACCTATTTCATCGAGCACCCGTTCGAGAACTGGACCCGCGACAGCACCAACGTCATCGGCGCCGTGATGTGGCGCGTCGACTACACCGCGCCGATTGATGACATCCGGGCGAAGGTGAAGGAATTCGTGCAAGAGAGCGACTATTGGGACGGGCAGGTGGTGAACCTGCAAGTCGTGGACAGCGCGTCGGACGTGGTGGAACTGCGCGGGCTGATGTCGGCACGTACCTCGCCGAGACTGTGGGAGCTGCGCTGTGAAGTGCGGGAGAAATTGTTGACGTGGCTGCAGGGCGCGCATCCCCACGCGCTGCCCCGGACGCGGGCGAGTTTCGAGATCAAGGGAGAAACACCGAGCGGGCAGGGGCCTTTGGGGAAGGGGCTGGCGGCGGAGTGA
- a CDS encoding rhodanese-like domain-containing protein has translation MQKILTAALIVLAGGAWADPVGITPDMMSATVETPSGPMEISRIQDNDNMVLGAWAQTSRPCPNFCIQPMTPAEGVTTIGELELIAMLQDPEAMVLDSRVKPDFDGGAIPGAVHMPYTEAADRLGELGCEPDFEGFICEGDQVKTVALYCNGPWCGQSPTAARRMIEAGYPAEKIHYYRGGMQVWRMLGLSVTGE, from the coding sequence ATGCAAAAGATTTTGACAGCAGCTTTGATCGTGCTCGCGGGCGGCGCCTGGGCCGATCCGGTGGGGATCACCCCCGATATGATGTCCGCGACAGTGGAAACGCCTTCGGGGCCGATGGAGATTTCCCGTATTCAGGACAACGACAATATGGTTTTGGGCGCGTGGGCCCAGACCTCACGTCCCTGTCCGAATTTCTGCATCCAGCCGATGACACCGGCAGAGGGCGTGACCACCATCGGCGAGCTGGAACTGATCGCGATGTTGCAGGACCCGGAGGCCATGGTTTTGGACAGCCGCGTCAAACCCGATTTCGACGGCGGTGCTATTCCCGGTGCGGTGCATATGCCCTATACCGAGGCCGCCGACCGACTGGGCGAACTGGGCTGTGAGCCGGATTTCGAGGGCTTCATCTGCGAAGGCGATCAGGTCAAAACCGTCGCGCTCTATTGCAACGGCCCGTGGTGTGGCCAATCCCCCACCGCCGCCCGGCGCATGATCGAAGCGGGCTACCCGGCGGAGAAAATCCATTACTACCGCGGCGGCATGCAGGTCTGGCGTATGCTGGGTCTGAGCGTCACCGGAGAGTGA